From Solibacillus isronensis, the proteins below share one genomic window:
- a CDS encoding universal stress protein, whose protein sequence is MLKTYNNIVVAIDFSEKAKIAFERGMNVARLTDATLNLVSVIDTHSFGSVEAYDLKYAKALKEKTLDQLKEYKVIAEQAGVKNVQVSVEEGSPKAVLTNLTDADLIIIGATGLNRAERFLLGSVSENVVRSANCDVLVVR, encoded by the coding sequence ATGCTAAAAACGTATAATAATATTGTTGTAGCAATTGACTTTTCAGAAAAAGCAAAAATTGCTTTTGAGCGCGGTATGAACGTTGCTCGATTGACGGATGCGACATTGAATTTAGTGAGTGTAATTGATACACATTCATTCGGATCAGTGGAAGCATATGATTTAAAGTATGCAAAAGCTCTAAAGGAAAAAACACTTGATCAGTTAAAGGAATACAAGGTTATAGCAGAACAGGCCGGCGTTAAAAATGTACAAGTATCCGTTGAAGAAGGATCGCCGAAAGCGGTATTGACGAACCTGACCGATGCCGATTTAATCATTATCGGAGCGACCGGTTTAAACCGTGCAGAACGTTTCTTACTAGGGTCTGTATCGGAAAATGTTGTACGCAGCGCCAATTGTGATGTTCTCGTAGTACGTTAA
- a CDS encoding phosphoribosylaminoimidazolesuccinocarboxamide synthase — protein sequence MELMYIGKTKDVFKLENELYLLKFKDDVTGENGVFDPGANTVGLTIDGAGLAGLKLTSFFYSKLNELKVPTHYVEANFNEATMTVKPATVFGKGLEVICRFKAVGSFLRRYGAYATEGQDLDSFVEVTIKDDERLDPPISEDALSMLGILTHDEYAILKQRTIEISKFVGAELEKKGLTLYDIKLEFGRDAKTGEILLIDEISGGNMRAYQGDTYIEPLQLEKIMLAE from the coding sequence ATGGAATTAATGTATATTGGTAAAACAAAAGATGTATTTAAACTTGAAAACGAATTATATTTGCTGAAATTTAAAGATGACGTAACTGGAGAAAACGGGGTTTTTGATCCAGGCGCAAACACAGTCGGTTTAACAATTGATGGTGCAGGCCTTGCCGGATTGAAACTTACTTCTTTCTTTTATTCTAAATTAAACGAATTAAAGGTACCGACACATTATGTTGAGGCAAATTTTAATGAAGCGACAATGACGGTTAAACCCGCGACTGTTTTCGGTAAAGGTTTGGAAGTTATTTGCCGTTTTAAAGCAGTCGGATCTTTTTTACGCCGCTATGGTGCTTATGCAACAGAAGGTCAGGATTTGGATTCATTTGTAGAAGTGACTATTAAGGACGATGAACGCCTGGATCCTCCTATTTCAGAAGATGCGCTTTCAATGCTTGGTATTTTAACACATGATGAATATGCCATCTTGAAACAGCGCACAATCGAAATTTCAAAGTTTGTTGGCGCAGAGTTAGAGAAAAAAGGGTTAACGCTTTATGATATTAAATTGGAATTTGGCCGCGATGCAAAAACAGGTGAAATTTTACTCATTGATGAAATTTCAGGCGGTAATATGCGGGCATATCAAGGCGATACATATATTGAACCATTACAATTAGAAAAGATTATGCTTGCTGAGTAA
- a CDS encoding cation:proton antiporter — protein MFILQIVLVLFATKLAGHLAARVGQPSVLGKIIVGIILGPALLGWVHDTELLTVFSQIGVLLLMFLAGLETDLQEMNRNKKAAIYVALGGILLPIILGYAGSQYYGLSVGESIFIGLLLSATSVSISVQALRELGWLNSKEGSTLLGAAVLDDIVVVILIAIAMSFFAGSDTNIGLLIGKKVLFFAILIVLAKWFIPHFIRIFKKFRVTESILSAGLIICFGLSYFAEFLGIAGIIGAFFAGIAIAQTEYKDEIEHKVEPIAYGIFVPFFFVSIGLAVSFDGIGEQIGFIIVFSIIAVVSKFVGSGLGAKLAGFNTKSSMGVGAGMVSRGEVALILAAMGLEGGLLPANYYTSIIIVIIVTTIVTPPLLKAIFGKRIVV, from the coding sequence ATGTTTATTTTACAAATTGTTCTAGTTTTATTTGCTACCAAACTCGCCGGACATCTTGCTGCGAGAGTCGGGCAACCATCTGTACTAGGGAAAATAATTGTAGGTATTATTCTTGGTCCAGCACTCCTTGGCTGGGTTCATGATACTGAACTTTTAACCGTGTTCAGTCAAATAGGTGTTTTACTGTTAATGTTTTTAGCTGGTCTTGAAACCGACCTACAGGAAATGAATAGAAACAAAAAAGCGGCAATCTATGTTGCTTTAGGTGGTATTCTCCTGCCGATTATTTTAGGGTATGCAGGTTCGCAATATTACGGATTGTCTGTAGGAGAATCCATTTTTATTGGATTATTACTTTCTGCAACATCTGTCAGTATTTCGGTACAGGCGTTAAGGGAGCTTGGTTGGCTGAATAGTAAAGAAGGGTCAACATTACTTGGAGCTGCGGTTTTGGATGATATTGTAGTTGTAATTTTAATCGCCATTGCTATGAGTTTCTTTGCCGGATCAGATACGAATATCGGTTTATTAATCGGTAAGAAAGTATTATTCTTCGCCATCTTGATTGTACTGGCAAAATGGTTTATCCCACACTTTATAAGAATCTTCAAGAAATTTAGAGTTACTGAATCAATATTGAGTGCCGGCCTGATTATTTGTTTTGGTTTGTCATATTTTGCGGAATTCCTTGGTATCGCTGGTATTATCGGTGCTTTCTTTGCAGGGATTGCGATTGCACAAACAGAATATAAAGATGAAATCGAACATAAGGTTGAGCCGATTGCCTACGGGATTTTTGTTCCGTTCTTCTTTGTTAGTATCGGATTAGCGGTTTCATTCGATGGAATTGGAGAACAAATCGGGTTTATTATCGTATTTTCAATAATTGCAGTTGTATCCAAATTTGTTGGTTCAGGATTAGGTGCGAAATTAGCCGGATTCAATACGAAATCATCGATGGGGGTCGGTGCTGGGATGGTTTCCCGAGGCGAGGTTGCACTAATATTAGCTGCAATGGGACTTGAAGGTGGCTTGCTGCCGGCTAATTACTATACATCGATTATTATCGTAATTATCGTAACAACAATCGTGACACCGCCTTTGTTAAAAGCAATTTTTGGGAAGAGAATAGTCGTATAA
- a CDS encoding DUF4181 domain-containing protein, giving the protein MLIVVVIIAFFGAGLLDLNLRKKYNIPKNEKFMDQYVGIWHFVLEILLCFMFLSYVTINLFDQKTLYSVLFAFIMILFIVRGLLEFWFRREKRRHIISFTYVVLCAICSIAIAIIM; this is encoded by the coding sequence GTGTTAATTGTAGTAGTCATTATCGCATTTTTTGGAGCAGGTTTACTCGATTTAAACTTACGCAAAAAATATAACATCCCAAAAAACGAGAAATTTATGGATCAGTATGTGGGGATTTGGCATTTCGTCTTGGAAATCCTTCTATGTTTCATGTTTTTATCGTATGTAACTATTAATCTATTTGACCAAAAAACATTATATTCGGTATTGTTTGCGTTCATTATGATTTTATTTATAGTCCGTGGATTATTGGAGTTTTGGTTTAGAAGAGAAAAGCGTCGTCATATAATTTCATTTACTTATGTAGTGCTTTGTGCAATTTGCAGTATCGCAATTGCCATTATAATGTAA
- a CDS encoding squalene/phytoene synthase family protein, whose protein sequence is MSNKALQKDAMRVLKETSRTFYIPITFLDKELKLTVAAAYLAMRAIDEIEDHEDVSNEMKNATLLKVAELLKAPAFDNDAYLAALAPVKDKMPEVTLRLADWLEVCPKGAFPIVTSATSEMAEGMAKWALANWQVHTKEDLDDYTYYVAGLVGVMLSELWEWSAGTKTDRELAIGYGRGLQAVNILRNEQEDLDERGVSFVPDGWTRAELFAYAEENLAKADLYMKDLDKRSIKLFCRLPLALAHKTLQAMREGREKMSRSEVEATVEEIQVD, encoded by the coding sequence ATGTCGAACAAAGCTTTACAAAAAGATGCGATGCGCGTTTTAAAAGAGACGAGCCGTACATTTTATATCCCCATTACTTTTTTAGATAAAGAATTAAAATTAACGGTTGCTGCTGCATATTTAGCAATGCGGGCAATTGATGAAATTGAAGATCACGAAGATGTTTCCAATGAAATGAAAAATGCGACATTATTAAAAGTAGCGGAATTATTGAAAGCTCCTGCCTTTGATAACGATGCTTACCTTGCTGCACTTGCACCTGTAAAGGACAAAATGCCTGAAGTTACACTTCGTCTAGCTGACTGGCTGGAAGTTTGTCCTAAAGGGGCATTCCCGATTGTCACTTCTGCGACGAGTGAAATGGCGGAGGGAATGGCTAAATGGGCACTCGCAAATTGGCAGGTGCATACGAAGGAAGACTTGGACGACTATACATACTATGTGGCTGGTTTGGTCGGTGTCATGCTTTCGGAGCTTTGGGAATGGAGCGCCGGTACGAAAACAGACCGTGAGCTGGCAATTGGCTATGGTCGCGGCTTACAGGCAGTAAACATTTTACGAAATGAGCAGGAAGATTTGGATGAGCGCGGTGTCAGCTTCGTTCCGGATGGCTGGACACGGGCTGAACTATTTGCTTATGCGGAGGAAAACCTGGCAAAGGCCGACCTTTATATGAAGGATTTAGATAAACGTTCGATCAAATTGTTCTGCAGACTGCCTTTAGCATTGGCACATAAAACGTTACAGGCGATGAGAGAAGGACGAGAAAAAATGTCCCGCTCAGAAGTTGAAGCAACAGTAGAAGAAATCCAGGTAGACTAA
- a CDS encoding patatin-like phospholipase family protein yields the protein MQEVKDCSLILEGGTFRTVFTAGVLDALMEEHIKMPYIAAISAGAINAVSYMSNQPERTMRVLTTYRNDPRYMGMRNFLKEKSLFGLDFAYNIVPNQLDLFDWDAYYNYPGEVEFGLTNAYTGKVEYKSAHTMTKACDILQATCAIPILFPEIKIDNVPYYDGGLSDSIPIKRAIEKGYNKHLLILTRGPGYIKSASKTNQWATKLFQKRYPRLAAAMRHRADMYNETMQYIAQKEIDQEAFIFKPDRPIKSFESKVDQMKANYEVGYEQAQKQMPELKAFLGII from the coding sequence ATGCAAGAAGTGAAGGATTGTAGTCTAATTCTTGAAGGCGGGACATTTCGAACGGTTTTTACTGCGGGAGTGTTGGATGCCCTTATGGAGGAACATATAAAGATGCCGTATATTGCGGCGATTTCGGCAGGTGCCATCAATGCGGTATCCTATATGTCCAATCAGCCTGAACGGACTATGCGAGTTTTGACAACGTACCGCAATGATCCCCGCTATATGGGAATGCGTAATTTTCTGAAGGAAAAAAGTCTGTTCGGATTGGATTTTGCCTATAATATCGTGCCGAATCAGCTTGATTTGTTTGATTGGGACGCCTATTACAACTATCCGGGTGAGGTGGAGTTCGGGCTGACGAATGCATATACCGGAAAAGTGGAGTATAAAAGTGCGCATACAATGACAAAAGCATGTGATATTTTACAGGCAACATGTGCCATTCCTATACTGTTCCCTGAGATTAAAATTGACAATGTTCCGTATTATGATGGGGGACTATCCGATTCGATTCCAATTAAACGTGCCATCGAAAAAGGATATAACAAGCATTTGCTAATTTTGACGAGGGGACCCGGCTATATAAAAAGTGCCTCTAAAACGAATCAGTGGGCAACGAAGCTTTTCCAAAAACGTTACCCAAGACTCGCGGCTGCGATGAGACATCGTGCGGATATGTATAATGAAACAATGCAATATATTGCTCAAAAAGAGATTGATCAGGAAGCGTTTATTTTTAAACCGGACCGTCCGATAAAAAGTTTTGAAAGCAAAGTTGATCAAATGAAAGCCAATTATGAGGTTGGCTATGAACAGGCACAAAAGCAAATGCCTGAGTTGAAGGCGTTTTTGGGGATTATTTAA
- a CDS encoding PadR family transcriptional regulator, which yields MKNNEQLTDSMFHIMAALTTPQHGYAIMNLIEETSKGNISIGPASMYTIIKKLLQNDWIYLYDDTDSRRKVYLLTQKGKTVLKEELTIRKLMIQLAERGMEDEV from the coding sequence GTGAAAAACAATGAGCAATTGACCGATTCAATGTTTCATATTATGGCCGCATTAACAACGCCCCAACACGGATACGCGATTATGAATTTAATTGAAGAAACATCTAAAGGGAATATTTCAATCGGTCCAGCTTCAATGTACACGATTATAAAAAAACTTTTACAAAATGATTGGATTTATTTATACGACGATACGGATTCAAGGCGTAAAGTGTATTTACTGACGCAAAAAGGCAAAACCGTTTTAAAAGAGGAGTTAACAATTAGAAAGCTGATGATTCAATTAGCTGAAAGAGGAATGGAGGATGAAGTATGA
- a CDS encoding DUF2812 domain-containing protein — MTKTKYMMSGGLAFSEQKDLEKMHKLSLEGWHVRSFSFLGYTLEKGEYADYVYSIDYRTLENTDEEYFELFKDAGWSLVDSAGDIHLFRASPNTKPIYTDRDTTIEKYKNQVKPLNLAMVTLVPGTIISWLISLQTTDSIHTLFFGLALLLTILTIPLLWTGLTSYGNQWKAENKKGLVLLTKLLPAVAVVMAVYAIVESDLKAVQIVAAAVIGATVFVTFITLFMSLYYRFKVKKA, encoded by the coding sequence ATGACAAAAACGAAGTATATGATGTCTGGTGGATTAGCATTTTCTGAGCAAAAGGATTTGGAAAAAATGCATAAACTTTCGCTTGAAGGTTGGCATGTCCGAAGTTTTTCATTTTTAGGCTACACACTTGAAAAAGGTGAATATGCTGATTATGTATACAGTATCGATTATCGGACACTGGAAAATACGGATGAAGAATACTTTGAACTTTTCAAAGATGCAGGCTGGTCACTTGTGGATTCTGCAGGTGATATCCATTTATTTCGTGCTTCTCCCAACACGAAGCCGATTTACACGGACCGTGATACAACGATTGAGAAGTATAAAAACCAAGTAAAACCGCTGAATCTTGCTATGGTGACACTTGTTCCAGGTACAATTATATCTTGGCTGATTTCACTACAAACAACTGACAGCATACACACACTTTTCTTTGGTTTAGCCCTTTTACTGACAATACTTACGATTCCTTTACTGTGGACTGGACTGACTTCTTACGGTAACCAATGGAAGGCAGAAAATAAAAAGGGGCTTGTTCTACTTACAAAGCTGCTTCCCGCTGTTGCAGTAGTTATGGCGGTTTATGCAATAGTTGAATCCGACTTAAAAGCAGTACAAATCGTAGCCGCTGCTGTCATTGGTGCAACCGTCTTTGTAACGTTCATTACATTGTTTATGTCTCTTTATTACCGGTTTAAAGTAAAAAAGGCGTAA
- a CDS encoding YaiI/YqxD family protein codes for MLQLLIDADACPVVDLALFISSRYEIRPILFCDTSHRMERDGAKTIIVDKGPDSVDFKLLSVLKRGDIVITGDYGLAAMCIAKGGIVITHNGKELTSDNIDQLLAFRFESAKIRRAGGRTKGPKKRTEENNLAFETKFRQICERAIFEKEES; via the coding sequence ATTTTACAACTATTAATTGATGCAGATGCATGCCCGGTTGTTGATTTAGCGCTGTTTATTTCATCTCGATATGAGATAAGACCGATCTTGTTCTGCGATACATCACATCGAATGGAACGGGATGGTGCAAAAACAATTATTGTTGACAAAGGACCAGATTCAGTTGATTTTAAGCTTCTAAGTGTCTTAAAGCGAGGAGATATTGTCATAACAGGTGATTATGGTCTTGCTGCAATGTGTATAGCAAAAGGTGGAATTGTTATTACTCATAACGGAAAAGAACTGACGTCTGACAACATAGATCAACTGTTGGCTTTTCGATTTGAAAGTGCGAAAATAAGACGTGCAGGGGGACGTACGAAAGGTCCCAAAAAGCGCACGGAAGAAAATAATTTGGCTTTTGAAACGAAATTTCGACAAATTTGTGAACGTGCGATTTTTGAGAAGGAGGAATCATAA
- the nhaC gene encoding Na+/H+ antiporter NhaC: MNAKQHVKPHFFEALILILFIIALISYSIMKLGSVPHVPIFIAIIILIMYGVLRKVPYRIMEQSMIASVSTSIGAVYIFLLIGVLISSWLISGTIPTLLYIGLSIITASFFYAVVFLITSIIGTAIGSSLTTVATVGVAMVGVASSIDASLAITAGAIVSGAFFGDKMSPLSDTTNLAATVAGIDLFTHIRNMMFTTIPAFIISLIVYAWISPKSQYMDTELITSFKETLFATNLIHWYAIIPLVVLIVCTIFKLPSLATLAISAISGIVLSYFHSSIPLNELFAILYNGYSMETGVEAIDSLLTRGGMNSMLFTIILIVLSLSMGGLLFTLGIIQTLLQALQNQLKSVGSVITGTAFTAIGINVTIGEQYLSLLLTGEAFKEKFKAVQLHPKNLARTIEDAGTVINPLVPWSVCGLFIASTLNISVIDYLPFAFFCLLSPVITILFGWLNITITKITNN, from the coding sequence ATGAATGCAAAACAACATGTAAAACCACATTTTTTTGAAGCACTTATTTTAATTTTATTTATTATTGCACTCATCTCCTATAGCATTATGAAACTCGGCAGTGTCCCGCATGTTCCGATTTTCATAGCCATTATTATACTGATCATGTATGGTGTTCTGCGAAAAGTACCGTACCGCATCATGGAGCAAAGTATGATTGCTTCTGTTTCAACAAGTATCGGCGCAGTTTATATTTTTCTTTTGATCGGTGTTTTAATCAGCAGTTGGTTAATAAGCGGGACAATTCCTACACTATTGTATATAGGTCTTTCAATCATTACTGCGAGCTTTTTTTATGCGGTTGTCTTCCTTATTACAAGCATTATCGGCACAGCGATCGGCAGTTCTCTTACTACCGTTGCAACAGTTGGTGTTGCAATGGTAGGGGTTGCGAGTTCTATAGACGCTTCACTTGCTATTACAGCAGGAGCAATTGTTTCGGGAGCCTTTTTTGGGGATAAAATGTCCCCGTTGTCCGATACGACGAACTTGGCGGCGACTGTTGCCGGTATTGACTTGTTTACGCATATTAGAAATATGATGTTCACGACCATTCCGGCATTTATTATTTCACTAATCGTATATGCCTGGATTTCTCCCAAAAGCCAGTATATGGACACAGAGCTTATTACAAGCTTTAAAGAAACACTGTTCGCAACAAATCTAATTCATTGGTATGCAATCATTCCGCTTGTCGTTCTTATTGTGTGTACGATCTTTAAATTACCAAGCCTTGCTACATTAGCGATAAGTGCTATTTCCGGTATCGTGCTATCATATTTCCACAGTTCTATTCCATTGAACGAACTGTTTGCAATTTTATATAACGGCTATTCAATGGAAACAGGAGTCGAAGCAATTGATTCATTACTGACTCGAGGCGGAATGAACAGTATGCTGTTTACGATTATTTTAATTGTATTGTCCCTGTCTATGGGAGGATTGCTCTTTACACTCGGCATTATCCAAACTTTGTTGCAGGCGCTTCAAAACCAGTTGAAATCGGTCGGATCTGTTATTACGGGAACAGCTTTTACCGCAATCGGAATTAACGTTACAATCGGTGAACAGTATTTATCGCTGTTATTAACAGGTGAAGCATTTAAGGAAAAATTTAAAGCCGTTCAGCTTCATCCGAAAAATTTAGCCCGTACAATTGAGGATGCAGGTACTGTTATCAATCCGCTCGTTCCATGGAGCGTGTGCGGTCTGTTCATTGCTTCTACATTGAACATTTCTGTCATCGACTATTTACCGTTCGCATTCTTTTGCCTGTTAAGTCCAGTCATTACGATTTTGTTTGGCTGGTTGAATATTACGATTACGAAAATCACCAATAATTAA
- a CDS encoding D-serine ammonia-lyase, which translates to MNQQILNLDELKERFPLIEKLQSEQYVFWENESVAKESQVSDQVTPDMIQDAENRLKRFSSYIKVAFPITKFSDGIIESELREIAAMKKLIEGRRGFNIPGKLMLKSDHALPIAGSIKARGGIYEVLSHAEKLAIDAGMITEQEDYAKFHSEEFRNFFSKYKIAVGSTGNLGLSIGIISAQLGFQVTVHMSIEAKEWKKELLREKGVAVIEYESDYTSAVENGRQIAEQDPACHFVDDENSIDLFLGYSVAGSRLKDQLQQAKIKVDANHPLFVYLPCGVGGAPGGIAYSLKQIYGEHIHIFFAEPFASPSMLLGLMTGMHDKISVNDIGLSNKTEADGLAVGRPSRFVGTLMESVISGCYTVDDSFLYRSLKGMFETENIFMEPSAHAGVYGPIELMMQGTSYIEKHGLTDKMENATHIIWSTGGDLVPEELRQQYLQSEI; encoded by the coding sequence ATGAATCAGCAAATCTTAAATTTAGACGAACTAAAAGAACGCTTTCCGTTAATTGAAAAGCTGCAATCCGAACAATATGTATTTTGGGAAAATGAAAGTGTAGCTAAAGAAAGCCAAGTATCTGACCAAGTGACACCAGATATGATTCAAGACGCAGAAAATAGATTGAAGCGTTTTTCTTCTTATATAAAGGTTGCATTTCCAATCACGAAATTTTCAGACGGCATTATTGAATCGGAATTAAGAGAAATTGCCGCGATGAAAAAACTCATAGAAGGACGACGCGGTTTTAATATTCCTGGCAAATTAATGCTTAAAAGTGATCATGCATTACCGATCGCCGGTTCGATTAAAGCGCGTGGCGGTATATACGAAGTGTTGAGTCATGCGGAAAAGCTGGCAATCGATGCAGGAATGATAACAGAACAAGAGGATTACGCAAAATTCCATAGTGAAGAATTCCGGAATTTTTTCAGCAAATATAAAATAGCTGTCGGGTCAACGGGGAACTTGGGCCTAAGTATCGGTATTATTAGCGCACAGCTGGGTTTCCAGGTGACTGTGCATATGTCGATTGAGGCAAAAGAGTGGAAAAAAGAACTGCTGCGTGAAAAAGGTGTTGCAGTAATCGAATACGAATCCGATTACACTTCTGCAGTGGAAAACGGCCGCCAAATAGCAGAACAAGATCCTGCTTGCCATTTCGTTGATGATGAAAATTCAATCGATCTGTTTTTAGGATATTCGGTAGCGGGATCTCGCCTGAAAGACCAGCTTCAGCAAGCAAAAATTAAAGTTGATGCGAATCATCCGCTATTTGTTTATCTGCCATGCGGGGTTGGTGGTGCGCCCGGGGGAATTGCCTACTCTTTAAAACAAATTTACGGCGAACATATTCATATTTTCTTTGCGGAACCATTTGCATCTCCTAGTATGCTCCTAGGTTTGATGACAGGCATGCATGACAAAATCAGTGTGAATGATATTGGTTTGTCCAACAAGACAGAAGCTGACGGATTGGCGGTAGGGCGTCCTTCACGATTTGTCGGAACGTTGATGGAATCCGTAATAAGCGGATGTTATACTGTGGATGACAGCTTTTTATATAGAAGTTTAAAAGGTATGTTTGAGACGGAAAACATTTTTATGGAACCTTCAGCACATGCAGGTGTGTATGGTCCGATTGAATTAATGATGCAGGGGACTTCGTATATTGAAAAGCATGGGCTTACAGATAAAATGGAAAACGCCACACATATTATTTGGTCAACAGGCGGCGATCTAGTGCCTGAAGAATTACGACAGCAGTATTTACAATCAGAGATATAG
- a CDS encoding RAxF-45 family protein: protein MKKLAIETGVKVDTAMYFARVITFKFGSNGIGVSFFRQFKNNA from the coding sequence ATGAAGAAGTTGGCGATCGAGACAGGTGTAAAAGTGGATACAGCTATGTATTTTGCACGTGTCATTACTTTTAAATTTGGGTCTAACGGGATAGGTGTGTCCTTTTTTAGACAATTTAAAAATAATGCGTAG
- the gdhA gene encoding NADP-specific glutamate dehydrogenase: MTTMTTTSNAQQYVDGVFEKLKAKNAHQLEFLQAAEEIFLSLVPVFEQHPEYIQHNILERIIEPDRIISFRVAWQDDQNQVQVNRGYRVQYNNVIGPYKGGLRFHPTVNESIMKFLAFEQIFKNALTGQPIGGGKGGSDFDPKGKSNAEIMRFCQAFMTELYRYVGPDVDVPAGDIGVGSREVGYLWGQYKRIRGAYEAGVLTGKKPGYGGSLARTEATGYGLVYFVEEMLREAKLSINDKTVVVSGSGNVAIYAIEKAQHFGAKVVACSDSAGYIYDPEGINLKIVKQLKEVEGKRIKEYVNYRPNAIYTEGCDGIWTIPCDIALPCATQNEINGEQARTLIANGVKVVAEGANMPSNLDAINEFLASDVLFGPGKAANAGGVAVSALEMAQNSGRNYWSFQEVDEKLHGIMKSIFKESSDAAKKYGYEGNLVVGSNIAGFIKVANGMLVEGVY; this comes from the coding sequence ATGACGACAATGACAACAACGAGTAACGCACAGCAATATGTTGATGGAGTGTTTGAAAAATTAAAAGCTAAGAACGCACATCAGTTAGAATTCTTACAAGCCGCGGAAGAAATTTTCCTTTCTCTAGTTCCAGTATTCGAACAACATCCCGAATACATTCAGCATAATATTTTAGAACGTATCATTGAGCCGGACAGAATCATCTCTTTCCGTGTCGCTTGGCAAGATGATCAAAACCAAGTACAAGTAAACCGTGGGTACCGCGTTCAATATAACAATGTTATCGGGCCATATAAAGGTGGATTACGCTTCCATCCTACAGTAAATGAATCGATTATGAAATTTTTAGCCTTTGAACAAATTTTTAAAAACGCTTTAACTGGTCAACCGATCGGCGGCGGTAAGGGTGGTTCAGACTTTGATCCAAAAGGGAAGTCAAATGCAGAAATTATGCGCTTCTGTCAAGCTTTCATGACAGAATTATACCGCTATGTCGGTCCTGATGTCGATGTTCCGGCCGGAGATATTGGTGTAGGTTCACGTGAAGTCGGCTATTTATGGGGGCAATACAAGCGTATTCGCGGTGCATATGAGGCAGGTGTATTAACTGGGAAAAAACCTGGCTATGGTGGTTCATTGGCGCGTACAGAAGCAACAGGATATGGTTTAGTATACTTTGTTGAAGAAATGCTGCGTGAAGCAAAACTTTCAATTAATGATAAAACGGTTGTCGTTTCAGGTTCTGGTAATGTAGCTATTTATGCAATTGAAAAAGCTCAGCACTTTGGAGCAAAAGTTGTTGCCTGCTCCGACTCTGCAGGCTACATTTACGACCCGGAAGGCATTAACTTAAAAATTGTAAAACAGTTAAAAGAAGTTGAAGGGAAGCGTATTAAAGAATATGTAAATTATCGTCCAAATGCTATTTATACAGAAGGCTGTGACGGCATCTGGACAATTCCATGTGATATCGCTCTTCCATGTGCAACTCAAAATGAAATTAACGGTGAACAGGCCCGTACTTTAATTGCAAATGGCGTGAAAGTCGTTGCAGAAGGTGCAAATATGCCATCGAATTTAGATGCAATCAATGAGTTTTTAGCAAGCGATGTTTTATTCGGCCCTGGTAAAGCAGCAAATGCAGGCGGTGTTGCTGTATCTGCACTTGAAATGGCTCAAAATTCCGGCCGTAACTACTGGTCTTTCCAGGAAGTTGATGAAAAACTTCACGGTATTATGAAATCAATTTTCAAAGAAAGTTCGGATGCGGCGAAAAAATATGGCTATGAAGGCAATTTAGTTGTCGGCTCAAACATTGCCGGCTTCATTAAAGTAGCAAACGGTATGCTTGTAGAAGGCGTATATTAA